The Rhodospirillaceae bacterium genome has a window encoding:
- a CDS encoding tRNA glutamyl-Q(34) synthetase GluQRS — protein MHLGHAFAALHAWHLAREQNGKFLLRIENIDTGRCRQEFEEAIFEDLLWLGLNWDGQARKQSQNMHEYKRALDKLSQDSLLYPCFCTRKEILAEISQAGAAPHELHGHKYPGTCKALSETEQQERIGGGEAYALRLDVDKAIKHTGPLVWLDEERGTQECKNVSGDVVLARKDVPTSYHLAVTVDDHRQRVNMVTRGIDLFDATHIHRLLQALLGLDTPTWNHHKLITDHHGERLSKRNRAPTIRSLRRAGETPATIKAMIGYN, from the coding sequence ATGCATTTAGGCCACGCTTTCGCTGCCCTTCACGCCTGGCATCTAGCCCGAGAACAAAATGGGAAGTTCTTGTTAAGAATCGAAAATATCGATACTGGCCGGTGCCGCCAAGAGTTTGAGGAAGCCATTTTTGAAGACCTGTTATGGCTGGGCCTTAACTGGGATGGACAAGCACGAAAACAATCACAAAACATGCATGAGTATAAACGCGCCTTGGATAAGCTATCCCAGGACAGTCTTCTCTACCCATGTTTTTGTACCCGAAAGGAAATTTTGGCCGAAATCTCCCAGGCCGGTGCGGCGCCACATGAACTCCATGGCCACAAATATCCAGGGACCTGCAAAGCTCTCTCCGAAACCGAACAACAGGAACGTATCGGTGGGGGGGAAGCTTATGCCCTACGCCTTGACGTAGACAAAGCCATCAAACATACCGGCCCTTTAGTTTGGCTGGATGAAGAAAGAGGAACCCAAGAATGCAAGAACGTCTCTGGTGACGTGGTTCTAGCTCGAAAAGATGTTCCAACAAGTTATCATTTAGCTGTCACAGTGGATGATCACAGACAACGCGTGAATATGGTTACCCGTGGCATAGACCTCTTTGATGCAACGCATATTCACAGACTGTTACAAGCGCTTCTAGGACTGGATACACCTACATGGAACCACCATAAGTTGATAACTGATCATCACGGCGAGAGACTTTCCAAACGTAATCGAGCTCCAACTATTCGATCTCTTCGCCGCGCTGGCGAAACCCCAGCCACCATCAAAGCAATGATTGGGTATAACTGA
- a CDS encoding HNH endonuclease produces the protein MEPGECPALVLNADYRPLSYFPLSLIPWQEAIKSVVLARVQIVAEYEKEVSSPSIKLRLPSVISLNRYVHCERRPAFTRFNVFLRDGFTCQYCGSEFQPSDLTFDHILPRSKGGVTSWTNVITSCARCNLAKGSATLKEAGMTPKKMPRVPKVAELQSLGRYYLPSYLHKSWVDFLCWDGELDRV, from the coding sequence ATGGAACCAGGCGAGTGTCCAGCGCTTGTACTGAACGCTGACTACAGGCCATTAAGTTATTTTCCCTTATCGCTTATTCCATGGCAGGAGGCCATTAAATCAGTGGTTTTAGCCCGGGTCCAGATCGTGGCTGAATACGAAAAAGAAGTTTCTTCCCCATCGATAAAGTTGCGTTTGCCTAGTGTTATCTCGTTAAATAGATATGTGCATTGTGAGAGACGACCGGCTTTTACCAGGTTCAACGTTTTTTTGCGAGATGGTTTCACTTGTCAGTATTGTGGATCTGAATTTCAGCCAAGTGACTTAACGTTTGATCATATTTTGCCGCGTTCTAAAGGTGGCGTTACCAGTTGGACAAATGTAATCACTTCGTGTGCTAGATGTAACCTTGCTAAAGGGAGCGCAACGTTAAAGGAGGCGGGCATGACGCCGAAAAAGATGCCTAGGGTTCCGAAGGTGGCCGAACTTCAGTCATTAGGTCGTTACTATTTGCCTAGTTATCTTCACAAAAGTTGGGTGGACTTTCTATGCTGGGATGGTGAGCTAGATAGAGTCTAG
- a CDS encoding phospholipase, which translates to MADIKLDGPRRRPANGAKATSLAVLLHGVGSDGNDLIGLVPHWADLLPGTEFVSPHAPYPYDMASQGRQWFSIHDVSPEAMFSGILETSSVLEEFLQDELVRTGIPPDRLVLVGFSQGTMMSLHTGLCGGLPLGGILGYSGRMVLDPSGSAGIKSRPPTMLIHGDSDDLVPVTSMLEAVQVLSSNDILAQWHICRGLGHSIDQQGLVIGGRFLRDCLSGVASV; encoded by the coding sequence ATGGCCGATATTAAACTGGATGGGCCGCGTAGAAGGCCTGCAAATGGTGCAAAAGCCACGAGCTTAGCGGTTCTTTTGCACGGAGTGGGATCTGATGGCAATGATTTAATTGGACTCGTCCCTCATTGGGCAGATTTGCTTCCGGGAACTGAGTTTGTATCGCCCCATGCCCCATATCCGTATGACATGGCTTCTCAGGGAAGACAATGGTTTAGCATTCATGACGTTTCCCCTGAAGCAATGTTTTCTGGCATTTTAGAGACGTCTTCAGTTCTGGAGGAATTTTTGCAAGACGAGCTTGTCCGCACAGGTATACCACCAGACCGACTTGTTTTAGTGGGTTTTAGTCAAGGTACAATGATGAGCCTCCACACCGGGCTATGTGGGGGGCTCCCTTTAGGAGGGATATTGGGTTATTCCGGGAGGATGGTTTTGGATCCATCAGGGTCGGCGGGAATTAAATCTCGGCCGCCAACTATGCTCATTCATGGAGATAGTGACGATTTGGTGCCAGTGACAAGTATGCTTGAGGCGGTCCAAGTGTTATCGTCTAACGATATTCTTGCTCAGTGGCATATATGTCGGGGACTAGGTCACAGTATTGACCAACAAGGTCTGGTCATCGGGGGTAGGTTCTTGCGTGATTGTTTGAGCGGGGTTGCATCAGTATGA